A stretch of alpha proteobacterium HIMB59 DNA encodes these proteins:
- a CDS encoding GMP synthase (glutamine-hydrolyzing) (PFAM: GMP synthase C terminal domain; Glutamine amidotransferase class-I~TIGRFAM: GMP synthase (glutamine-hydrolyzing), C-terminal domain or B subunit; GMP synthase (glutamine-hydrolyzing), N-terminal domain or A subunit), translated as MTKSVLIIDFGSQYTHLIGRKIRELGIYAEIYPPKYLNNVTNILNHSVLILSGGPDSVLNKNSPSIDIPLHQIPIPILGICYGFQYISKEFDGVIEKSNHREYGKTIIKAGKSDLFKNTNLEQQVWMSHGDSLTKIPKGFKVLAKTKNKVPAAIAKKNIYAIQFHCEVTHSEFGTQILQNYLFDICGLKQNWKNNDLHQTIGRYFKINVKEKKPNIVCAVSGGVDSTVLAFAISKYMKLDNVHFIFVNNGLLRKYDVKNIKAVFKSFNLKLNIINAEHLFLKKLKNVTDPEHKRKIIGGLFIEVFSKYIRKLEQKDFYLAQGTLYTDIIESRSYHGGKSVTIKSHHNVGGLPKDLKFDVIEPFRELFKDEVRRLGLFYKLDEKFINRHPFPGPGLGIRCIGKVNRQRLDTLREIDEIFINFLIEKDLYKNSWQAFAVLLPVKSVGVMGDERTYEETCVLRSINSVDGMTADVTNIDISVLSEVATLIVNKVPKVNKVLYDITSKPPSTIEWE; from the coding sequence TTGACAAAATCTGTTTTAATTATCGATTTTGGATCTCAATATACTCATTTAATTGGAAGAAAAATTCGTGAGTTAGGTATTTACGCAGAAATATATCCTCCAAAATATCTAAACAATGTCACAAATATCTTAAACCACTCTGTTCTAATTTTATCAGGTGGCCCGGACTCAGTATTAAATAAAAACTCACCCTCAATTGATATTCCCTTACATCAAATTCCAATACCAATTTTAGGAATTTGTTATGGCTTTCAATACATATCTAAAGAATTTGATGGAGTAATTGAAAAAAGCAATCATAGAGAATATGGAAAAACAATTATCAAAGCTGGAAAGTCTGATCTATTTAAAAATACAAATCTTGAACAACAAGTATGGATGTCCCATGGAGATAGTCTTACAAAAATTCCTAAAGGTTTTAAAGTTTTAGCTAAAACTAAAAATAAGGTACCTGCCGCTATTGCAAAGAAAAATATCTATGCGATTCAATTTCACTGTGAAGTAACACATTCTGAATTTGGTACACAAATTCTTCAAAATTATTTATTTGATATTTGTGGGTTAAAACAAAATTGGAAAAATAATGATCTTCATCAAACCATTGGTCGATACTTTAAGATTAATGTTAAAGAAAAAAAACCTAATATTGTCTGTGCTGTTTCAGGAGGAGTAGACTCAACTGTTTTAGCATTTGCAATATCGAAATACATGAAATTAGACAATGTTCATTTTATTTTTGTGAATAATGGACTTCTTCGAAAATACGATGTTAAAAATATCAAAGCAGTTTTTAAAAGTTTTAATTTAAAATTGAATATCATTAATGCTGAACATTTATTCTTAAAGAAGTTAAAGAATGTTACTGACCCTGAACACAAAAGAAAAATTATTGGAGGTCTCTTTATTGAAGTTTTCTCTAAATATATAAGAAAATTAGAACAAAAAGATTTCTATTTAGCCCAAGGTACTCTTTACACCGATATCATTGAAAGTCGCTCTTATCATGGGGGTAAAAGCGTAACCATTAAATCTCATCATAATGTAGGAGGACTGCCAAAAGACCTTAAATTTGACGTTATAGAGCCTTTTAGAGAGCTTTTTAAAGATGAAGTTAGAAGATTAGGTTTGTTTTACAAACTTGATGAAAAATTCATTAATCGACATCCTTTCCCAGGACCAGGTCTTGGGATTAGATGTATTGGTAAAGTAAATAGGCAAAGACTCGATACACTTCGAGAGATTGATGAAATCTTTATTAATTTTTTAATTGAAAAAGATTTATACAAGAATTCTTGGCAAGCTTTTGCTGTGTTACTGCCAGTTAAATCAGTTGGCGTGATGGGAGATGAAAGAACTTATGAAGAAACTTGCGTTTTAAGATCTATTAATTCGGTCGATGGTATGACGGCAGACGTAACAAATATTGATATTTCTGTTCTTTCTGAAGTCGCAACGTTAATAGTGAATAAGGTGCCAAAAGTAAATAAAGTTCTTTACGATATTACAAGCAAACCACCTTCAACTATTGAGTGGGAATAG
- a CDS encoding S-(hydroxymethyl)glutathione synthase (PFAM: Glutathione-dependent formaldehyde-activating enzyme~TIGRFAM: CRISPR-associated protein Cas8a1/Cst1, subtype I-B/TNEAP) codes for MKYKGSCHCKNIEFEVETNLEKIAQCNCSICIRRNAKMIMVPKENFTLTKGESDLALYQFNSKVAKHYFCKKCGIYTHHNRKSDPNGMGVNLGCIEELDATEYDAIAFDGRKL; via the coding sequence ATGAAATATAAAGGATCTTGTCATTGTAAAAATATCGAATTTGAAGTTGAAACTAATCTTGAAAAAATAGCTCAATGTAATTGCTCAATTTGTATTCGAAGAAATGCAAAAATGATTATGGTTCCTAAAGAAAATTTTACTTTAACTAAAGGAGAGAGTGATTTAGCTCTATATCAATTTAACTCTAAAGTCGCTAAACATTATTTCTGTAAGAAATGTGGAATTTATACTCATCATAATAGAAAGTCTGACCCTAATGGAATGGGTGTTAACTTAGGTTGTATAGAGGAATTAGATGCAACTGAGTATGATGCTATAGCTTTTGATGGCCGAAAACTTTAA
- a CDS encoding O-acetylhomoserine sulfhydrylase (PFAM: Cys/Met metabolism PLP-dependent enzyme~TIGRFAM: OAH/OAS sulfhydrylase), with product MADPKTYKFNTKTLHSGHQPDKNYGSRAVPIYQSTSYLFQDTDHAAALFNLEEGGHIYSRISNPTVSVLEERVAALEGGAAALATASGMSAMMLSLLTICSAGDHIVASSQLYGGSFNLLRLTLPRFGIETTFVKPRDIEGFKKAIKPNTKCIFGELIGNPGIEIMNLPKVSKIAKDAGIPVIIDGTFNTPYLCNLFDLGADIIVHSLTKWMAGHGTSMGGCIVEKGDFNWKQGTKFPTMTEPYEGYHGLSFAEEFGPAAFTMRARAEGMRDFGPSMSPTNAFNILTGIETLSLRMDKHISNTAIMVDYLSNNENVTWVNHPSLPDHPDHEVAKKLMPKGQGSMIAFGIKGGREAGQAFINAMKLTSHLANVGDAKSLVIHPASTTHSQMDKKSLELAGLTDDMIRFSVGLEDMDDIINDFNNGFRASQKPRLVASR from the coding sequence ATGGCAGATCCAAAAACATACAAGTTTAATACCAAAACTTTGCACAGTGGCCATCAACCCGATAAGAACTACGGCTCACGTGCTGTCCCCATTTACCAATCAACCTCATATTTATTTCAAGATACTGATCATGCCGCTGCTCTATTTAATTTAGAAGAGGGTGGACATATTTATTCAAGAATTTCAAATCCTACTGTTTCTGTATTAGAAGAAAGAGTGGCTGCTTTAGAAGGTGGTGCTGCGGCCCTAGCTACTGCCTCGGGTATGAGTGCAATGATGTTATCTCTGTTAACAATATGTAGTGCTGGTGATCATATTGTTGCCTCTTCTCAACTTTATGGAGGTAGTTTTAATTTATTAAGATTAACTTTACCTCGATTTGGTATTGAAACTACTTTTGTTAAACCAAGAGATATTGAAGGATTTAAAAAAGCAATTAAGCCGAACACAAAGTGTATTTTCGGAGAATTAATTGGCAATCCAGGTATTGAAATTATGAATTTACCTAAAGTATCAAAGATTGCTAAAGATGCAGGTATTCCTGTCATTATAGATGGAACTTTTAATACTCCTTACCTATGTAATTTATTTGACTTAGGTGCAGATATCATCGTTCATTCTTTAACTAAATGGATGGCTGGTCATGGTACGTCGATGGGTGGTTGTATTGTTGAAAAAGGAGACTTCAACTGGAAACAAGGAACCAAGTTTCCAACCATGACTGAACCCTATGAAGGTTATCATGGATTATCATTTGCTGAAGAATTTGGCCCAGCTGCTTTTACGATGAGAGCTAGAGCTGAGGGAATGAGAGATTTTGGACCTTCAATGAGTCCAACTAATGCTTTTAATATTTTAACTGGCATTGAAACTCTTTCTCTTCGAATGGACAAGCACATTTCCAATACAGCCATTATGGTTGATTACTTATCCAACAATGAAAATGTTACTTGGGTAAATCATCCAAGTCTACCTGATCATCCAGATCATGAAGTAGCAAAAAAATTAATGCCTAAGGGTCAAGGTTCAATGATAGCTTTTGGAATAAAAGGTGGAAGAGAAGCGGGACAAGCTTTTATCAATGCAATGAAACTGACTTCTCATTTGGCAAACGTCGGTGATGCTAAATCTTTAGTAATCCATCCAGCTTCCACGACTCACTCACAAATGGATAAAAAGTCTCTTGAATTAGCTGGTTTAACTGATGACATGATTAGATTTTCTGTCGGATTAGAAGATATGGACGATATTATTAATGACTTTAATAATGGCTTCAGAGCTTCCCAAAAACCACGTCTAGTAGCTTCTAGATGA
- a CDS encoding inosine-5''-monophosphate dehydrogenase (PFAM: CBS domain; IMP dehydrogenase / GMP reductase domain~TIGRFAM: inosine-5'-monophosphate dehydrogenase) yields MAQVKEFLTFDDVLLQPRRSSVLPNQVNIQTQLTKDITLNIPILSAAMDTVTESRMAIAMAQNGGLGVIHKNFDISTQASEVARVKRFEAGIVYDPITMSPNNTIEDVFAIMDEKNISGFPVVDKNKKLLGIITNRDVRFVTNKKSMVKEYMTKKVITIQKNQSTNHAKKLLHENRIEKLVVVDSQKRCIGLITVKDIQRSERYPSSVRDKNGRLLVGAAVGTKIDDLERAIALDKSGVDILFIDTAHGHSNSVIDAFKKIRKKTHCPIVVGNIATPEAAKDLIKLGVDAIKVGIGPGSICTTRVVAGVGVPQFTAIQEISSIASRSKIPMISDGGIRFSGDIVKALAAGGNCIMAGSLFAGTDESPGEVFLFQGRSYKSYRGMGSLGAMARGSADRYFQDEINESIKLVPEGIEGRIPYKGPVSNVLFQLTGGLKSGMGYTGSKDLSSLRKNAKFIRLTNSGITESHVHGVQVTKEAPNYRSN; encoded by the coding sequence ATGGCCCAAGTTAAAGAATTTCTCACCTTTGATGACGTTTTATTGCAACCTAGAAGATCTTCTGTGTTGCCTAATCAAGTTAATATTCAAACTCAATTAACAAAAGACATTACTCTTAATATTCCCATTCTCTCAGCCGCTATGGATACGGTCACTGAGTCTAGAATGGCTATAGCAATGGCTCAAAATGGCGGTTTGGGTGTAATTCATAAAAATTTTGATATTTCTACCCAAGCATCTGAAGTGGCGAGAGTAAAAAGGTTTGAAGCAGGGATTGTTTATGACCCTATTACTATGTCTCCCAATAACACTATTGAAGATGTTTTTGCAATTATGGATGAAAAAAATATCTCTGGATTTCCTGTTGTAGATAAAAACAAAAAATTACTTGGTATTATTACTAATCGTGATGTTCGATTTGTGACAAATAAAAAATCGATGGTTAAAGAATACATGACAAAAAAAGTAATCACGATACAAAAAAATCAATCAACTAATCATGCAAAAAAACTTCTACATGAAAACCGTATTGAAAAACTCGTTGTAGTAGATAGTCAAAAAAGATGTATCGGACTTATTACTGTTAAAGATATTCAAAGAAGTGAACGATATCCATCATCTGTTCGTGATAAAAATGGTCGACTACTTGTGGGTGCAGCTGTTGGAACAAAAATAGATGATTTAGAAAGAGCAATAGCTTTAGATAAATCAGGAGTAGATATTTTATTTATTGATACTGCACATGGTCATTCTAATTCTGTAATTGATGCCTTTAAAAAAATTAGAAAAAAAACACACTGTCCTATAGTTGTTGGAAACATAGCAACTCCTGAAGCGGCTAAAGATTTAATTAAACTTGGAGTTGATGCCATTAAGGTGGGTATTGGCCCGGGATCTATTTGTACAACTCGAGTTGTAGCTGGGGTAGGCGTTCCTCAATTTACTGCTATTCAAGAGATCTCTTCCATTGCCTCTAGATCTAAAATTCCAATGATCTCTGATGGTGGTATTCGTTTTTCAGGAGATATCGTAAAAGCTTTAGCGGCTGGTGGTAATTGTATTATGGCTGGTTCATTGTTTGCTGGTACCGATGAGTCACCAGGTGAGGTTTTCTTATTCCAAGGTCGTTCTTATAAATCTTATCGAGGGATGGGCTCATTAGGTGCTATGGCTCGAGGAAGTGCTGATCGATATTTTCAAGATGAAATTAATGAGTCAATTAAGTTGGTTCCTGAGGGAATAGAAGGGCGTATTCCTTACAAAGGCCCTGTTTCTAATGTTTTATTCCAACTAACTGGGGGTCTTAAATCAGGTATGGGTTATACAGGATCAAAAGATTTATCAAGTTTAAGAAAAAACGCTAAGTTTATTCGATTAACTAACTCAGGAATTACCGAAAGTCACGTTCATGGTGTTCAAGTGACTAAAGAAGCTCCAAATTATAGGTCCAATTGA
- a CDS encoding Homocysteine S-methyltransferase (PFAM: Homocysteine S-methyltransferase) yields MNRYEKFLSRLLKGDKILIDGGTGTEVERRGVPQLKNAWNAGGALTHPDIIKGIHTDFIKEGAEIIISNTFATYKHLMKDADCLNDFELVNKRSVELAVESRNDLKKDEVLVAGGISHWSFTNKLPSLKDLEEGASEQAIIMKDAGADLILLEMMIDIPRMSSVLKGVRNSDLPVWVGLSCEPDDKGVMRLLSGQKDLVDSSPNSRVGETLEEAILSLKDQNIPLINIMHTDVGYIDECLDIVKNNWDGLVGVYAHSGDDIQMEWTFDEVISPKDYFNYCNRWLKKGINIIGGCCGTGPEHIKYLKENLF; encoded by the coding sequence ATGAATCGTTATGAAAAATTTTTATCTCGCCTATTAAAAGGTGATAAAATCTTAATTGATGGTGGTACAGGTACTGAAGTTGAAAGAAGAGGTGTTCCTCAATTGAAAAATGCTTGGAATGCTGGAGGTGCTTTAACCCATCCTGATATTATAAAAGGAATTCACACAGATTTTATTAAAGAGGGTGCAGAAATAATTATTTCAAACACTTTTGCAACTTATAAGCATTTAATGAAAGATGCCGACTGTCTAAATGATTTTGAATTAGTTAACAAACGTAGCGTTGAGTTAGCCGTTGAATCCAGAAATGATCTTAAAAAAGATGAGGTATTAGTAGCTGGTGGAATTTCTCATTGGTCTTTTACTAATAAACTCCCTTCCTTGAAAGATTTAGAAGAGGGCGCATCAGAACAGGCGATTATTATGAAAGATGCAGGTGCTGATTTAATTTTACTAGAAATGATGATTGATATTCCAAGAATGTCATCTGTGCTTAAGGGTGTAAGAAACTCAGATCTTCCTGTATGGGTCGGACTCTCATGCGAGCCAGATGATAAAGGAGTTATGAGATTGTTATCTGGTCAAAAAGACTTAGTTGATAGTTCTCCCAATTCAAGAGTAGGTGAGACCTTAGAAGAAGCAATTTTATCACTTAAAGATCAAAACATTCCTTTAATAAATATCATGCATACAGATGTAGGATATATCGATGAATGCTTAGATATCGTGAAAAATAATTGGGATGGATTAGTTGGTGTTTATGCTCACTCAGGTGATGATATCCAAATGGAATGGACCTTTGATGAAGTAATTTCTCCTAAAGATTATTTTAATTATTGCAATAGATGGTTAAAAAAAGGGATTAATATCATTGGAGGCTGCTGTGGTACTGGGCCTGAACACATAAAGTATTTGAAAGAGAATTTATTTTAA
- a CDS encoding alpha/beta hydrolase family protein: MKLKVNGKEAYFTTSGREIVKDQPTIIFVHGSGLTHVTWVLQTRYFAFHGYNTIAVDLPGHGDSEGPPLKSIEEMADWIAELLDVLEIKKASYVGHSQGCLIGLEFAHRHADKLELLALINGSLSMKMNPELLQLAQNKNHKAVDLMMDWVHGPLGQVGGHPVPGLSHIGMGNQLVSSNNNGALGADFNACDQYENGEKAASDINHPTLCIIGKHDRMTPKKVGLELASKIKNSKKVIIEDSGHMSILETASDTKNLLKTFFKENS, translated from the coding sequence ATGAAGTTAAAAGTAAACGGAAAAGAAGCTTATTTTACCACTAGTGGGAGAGAAATTGTTAAAGATCAACCCACAATAATTTTTGTTCACGGAAGTGGTCTTACTCATGTGACATGGGTTTTACAGACTCGTTACTTTGCTTTTCATGGATACAATACAATAGCGGTCGATTTACCAGGACACGGTGATTCAGAGGGCCCACCCTTAAAATCAATTGAAGAGATGGCAGATTGGATAGCTGAACTTCTTGATGTTTTAGAAATTAAGAAAGCTTCTTATGTTGGACATTCTCAAGGTTGTCTTATTGGTTTAGAATTTGCTCATCGCCATGCTGATAAACTTGAATTATTGGCTCTTATAAATGGAAGTCTTTCTATGAAGATGAATCCTGAACTTCTACAACTAGCTCAAAATAAAAATCATAAAGCAGTCGATTTAATGATGGATTGGGTTCATGGTCCTCTAGGTCAAGTGGGAGGTCATCCCGTACCTGGGTTAAGTCATATCGGAATGGGAAATCAATTAGTTAGTTCTAATAATAATGGAGCACTGGGTGCTGACTTTAATGCATGTGATCAATATGAGAACGGGGAAAAAGCAGCCTCAGATATAAATCATCCAACTTTATGTATTATTGGCAAACATGATCGAATGACCCCTAAAAAAGTTGGATTAGAACTTGCTAGTAAAATTAAAAATTCAAAAAAAGTCATAATTGAAGATTCAGGTCACATGTCTATTTTAGAAACCGCTAGTGATACTAAAAATTTACTAAAAACATTTTTTAAGGAGAACAGTTAA